The region ggtcccactatccactaacactactttaactactattctcctcctcctctctcttactttaccatatcattcttctccctctctcttactttaccgaAAAAGGGTCTTAATTCCCGTGCCAACTCATTGCACTTAtatttatgggatggagggagtaaataaAAGACAGAATTTACACACATCAAAATAACTCGATTCCACATTAGCCTTTATCAACTAATAATAAAAGGAGCAGATTACATACATTTGCCTCAGCAGCGGGATTAACATTTCCTAATGCAAAGAAAGCTCCACCAAGTATCACCAGTCTCTTAATTTTACTAGCAAACGACGAGTCCCTTTTTATAGCCTAAATAGAGGAAAAAGAAGACTTGCTTATAAAGTACCATTGAGTCGATCAGAACATTCATGGATCAATGACAAATAGATCACTTACCAAAGCAATATTTGTTAGAGGTCCCAAAGCAAGTATAGAGATTTCACCAGGAAATTCAGAAACCTTATCGACCAAAAATTCAGGTGCAGATTTGTCACATTTCCCAGATTTGGGAGGATCGAGAAAAATGTTCCCCAATCCATCTGAACCATGGACAAAGTCAGCAATGCGCGGCTTTCCTCTCTGTATCATATTTCATTATGGTCAGGCTGTTGAGCATATTAtaacatttataaaaaaaataacatcaAAGCATACTTTGTGAATTGGTGATCACTGGTAATTCACAGAGTATGACAGTCACAGATATTGAGCCAATTTATGTTACACGAGATAGAGTTTGTAAAATGGAGGCTGACACCCAACCTTTTCCCAACAAAGAGTGTCAGAAAACAGACGTGTACTGAACAGTTCCACACTAACTACTTGGTCACAGGACAGTCCCGTTCCATTGGAGCTTTCTTAAACATTCATAATATATAGCATCAATCCCAGCTCCTCGTTTTGGTTTTTGGCTGTTCTAATTAGTTATAGACAATATCCTCAAATTAGCTTACACCAAATGGTATAAGAGACTACATGTCAAGtaggagaaaaaataaatacacttAAAGATGTAGTGTGATGGggcaaaaataattaattaaaaatgcaAAATGAAACCTCAAGTATTACGAATTTGATAATTAAGATAGTAAATCACATAAAAATGAAGCCATTAATTTACCTTTAATGGCTCAAAACTACCCTCTGCAACTGGAATATCTGAACGTCCGGCAATCTCACACTATCATTTTGCACAACAAATAGTGATCGATCACGAACACATCCAAAACATAAGGTACTTAAGCATGCACCCAAGAAGGATAATGAAGCTTAATACATGACGGGACATACCAGAAGCAATGCATTATGGGTCGCATCCTCTGTATTGACATTGCCAAATACTGTTGTTAATCCTAATATATCCAATTCAGGTGACTGAAATGCCATTAGTATCGCCATGCTATCATCTGATATTCAATATAACATCCTTTGTTACAAAGCTGTTACAGTTTAGTATTGAGCGCCCAAATTAAAAAACCATCTCAATTTTGGACTTTTAACATAAGTGTGTATACTCAATGATCCCCTACTTACTTAAGAAGAGGAAGCTTGaatttcagaaattaaaacaaacGTCTGATTGTTATACATGCTTGTGAACTCCAATATCTAACTGCTTGACATGAGccatatatacacatatatgtGCAGGGCGAAATCAACTAAATCTCAATATCTCCACTCAAAAAGCTAATACTAGTAGATTAGTGGCCTGGAAAGCAGAATTGTGAAGAGATTGTCTCTCAATTTAAATTGTACTTACTACTTTTAGTAAGATAAATAATTGGGGGTAACATCTCAAAATTGAATTATACTGCTGGTACCGCATATCTTCCATTAGATAGATTTGATCTACCCTACATCCACATGGAGTTCTATCTATCTCTCAGTATCAGTTAGTTCACTTTTTGCAGAGGCGAATTggacccctctctctctctctctcacacacacacacacacacagattCTATTGGAGCAATGCAATCAAAAAGCCATAAGTTTGAACCTCAAAATCCGAACTCAGATAGGACTGGAAAGATGGCACATTTGGAAGACATTGAACATCAATAAAAAGTCATCGAATAGCAGAATCATAAACAGTAGCGGGGTTGAGAATCTAACCAATGCCGGGATCGGTGTCGATGATAAGCTTTTCACGCTTCGTGGAACAACAATTTCCAGAAATCACGCTCGACATCTACACTGTTATTGGCGGATTCGATTGAAACTATCAAAATAAAAGGTGAAATCTCTGAATAAATCTTGGAGATTATATACAAGCGTAAGGATTTGGAAGATCTCGTAattgaaaagtaaaaaaaacaaagataaaatGCACAGCTAAACAAACAGTCAGCTGCAATTGCTGTCTGTCTAGAAACGAATCATTATTCGTAACGCCATGTGATTGTGATCCATTGTTCATatgaaaacaattttttaatttgattttaaccTTACATGTGGCTGGTACAGGTGGCAGTTGCTGATTAGCTAGCTTTTCTGGATATTCGATTTTATGCTTCTTGTTTATGTACTATGTACTGTGTGGCCTACAAATTTGTGTTTGTTCTCATAGtatttctaaaaaaatactccctacgtcccctaagtttgaccggacacgagttttaagaaatgtaaagaaaagttggttaaaagtttgtggaatgtgggatccacttttttatattgattttataataaaatgtgagtggagtgagttagtggaatgtgagacctactaccatttatggtaaaaatgaacagtgactcttaatgggggacggcccaaaaaggaaattagcgacttttattcggggacggagggagtaatttaatttctaaatGAATGATCACAAAGAATGAAGTAGGAATTGGGGATTTGATGATGAgattaatatttgttttctagTTGCTTTAATAATATGTACATAGAGCATCTACAATAGGATAGGATAGGTGTTGTGTCACGGCGGCTGCAGGGGGGATGGGTATAGGGTTGGGAATGGTTGTGAGCGTGACTTCGGGTGGGGTggttttttaatctttttactTTCTCCCACAAAAATTCTCTCTCAAACAACCATGCCATATTAGATGCTTTTATGCAAATTGTACATGGAGGGGAGGCACTGTCACTAATCCTAAGGGAGATAGAATATACAATTACTAGACGTAAGGCGTTCACAGCGGCGGATTCAGGAATTTTTGTATGCTCTACAAAAgatgttataataaaaataaaacacagaAGAAGACATTGTATAGATAAGAATGCCGATCGTAGGAGTTGAACACCAGACAAGCGGATGGCAAGGCCAAGGTAATACGTTTACCTCTGCACCACTGTGATTTGGGGGAACATTCATACCCCTTTGTTCTCACTTAAATCCGCCGTTGTGCTCTCACTTAAATTCGCCACTGAGACTACAtctcgaagaaatttggacacAACGTACAACACTTAagcactttttaaattttatttgtatttttatgaatttaataaattaatttagttaTTAATATTGTTTTGGATTTCAATTTAACAATTATTTGAAGTTAAAATAATGAATAGTGCAAATGAATGTGAGATGTATAGTCAGGGGGATGATCTGTCACAAAAGAGAGGAATGATGATTTAACGGTGGGAAGTATGGCTAAAGGGATAAGGAGAGCCCCATTTTGGATCGTTGGATGGGGAATTtcaacaattgaaaaaaaattaggaatatattttgtaattttttaactaaattatacgtttataaaaatattgtttACAAAATTAGCTACAGTATAGAATAgaatttgtaaatttatttgaaaattctATATCAATTGAACGATTTAATTG is a window of Salvia splendens isolate huo1 chromosome 3, SspV2, whole genome shotgun sequence DNA encoding:
- the LOC121797321 gene encoding uridine nucleosidase 1-like, whose translation is MSSVISGNCCSTKREKLIIDTDPGIDDSMAILMAFQSPELDILGLTTVFGNVNTEDATHNALLLCEIAGRSDIPVAEGSFEPLKRGKPRIADFVHGSDGLGNIFLDPPKSGKCDKSAPEFLVDKVSEFPGEISILALGPLTNIALAIKRDSSFASKIKRLVILGGAFFALGNVNPAAEANIYGDPEAADVAFTSGANIDVVGINITTQVKLTDMHLAELRKSSGRHAQLICDMCKFYRDWHVKSDGVYGIFLHDPVSFIALVRPDLFTFKKGVVRVETQGICVGHTIMDQGLKNWNTSNPWTEFTPVSVAWAVNIEGVLNYVNEILTKP